A single window of Pseudomonas lijiangensis DNA harbors:
- the waaF gene encoding lipopolysaccharide heptosyltransferase II — protein sequence MKILIVGPSWVGDMVMAQTLFQCLKQRHPECEIDVLAPEWSRPLLERMPEVRAALSFPLGHGALELSTRRRIGKSLAGQYDQAILLPNSLKSALVPFFADIPKRTGWRGEFRYGLLNDVRILDKQRYPLMIERFMAMAFDKGAELPRPYPKPSLQIDTQVRDAALAKFGLTLDRPVLALCPGAEFGESKRWPSEHYAQVAESRIREGWQVWLFGSKKDHPVGESIREYLIPGLREEAVNLSGETSLAEAIDLLSCADAVVSNDSGLMHVAAALNRPLVAVYGSTSPGFTPPLADEVEIVQLGIECSPCFERTCRFGHYNCMRLLEPDSVVQALGRLGGTPVEVA from the coding sequence ATGAAAATTTTGATCGTTGGGCCTAGCTGGGTCGGTGACATGGTGATGGCGCAAACGCTGTTCCAGTGTCTGAAGCAGCGTCATCCTGAGTGCGAAATCGATGTGCTGGCTCCGGAGTGGAGCCGTCCGCTTCTGGAGCGCATGCCTGAAGTGCGTGCTGCCTTGAGTTTTCCGCTGGGGCACGGCGCGCTGGAACTGTCGACCCGACGCCGGATCGGCAAGTCCCTGGCCGGTCAGTACGATCAGGCCATTCTGCTGCCCAACTCCCTGAAGTCGGCGTTGGTACCTTTTTTTGCCGACATTCCCAAGCGCACTGGCTGGCGAGGCGAGTTCCGCTATGGCCTGCTCAACGACGTGCGGATCCTGGACAAGCAGCGCTATCCCCTGATGATCGAGCGTTTCATGGCCATGGCATTCGACAAGGGCGCTGAATTGCCGCGCCCTTATCCCAAGCCGAGCCTGCAGATCGACACTCAGGTGCGCGATGCCGCGCTGGCCAAGTTCGGCCTGACCCTGGACCGGCCGGTACTGGCGCTATGCCCTGGTGCCGAGTTCGGTGAATCCAAGCGCTGGCCGTCCGAGCATTATGCCCAGGTGGCCGAGTCCCGGATTCGTGAAGGCTGGCAGGTCTGGCTGTTCGGCTCCAAAAAGGATCATCCGGTCGGCGAAAGCATTCGCGAGTACCTGATCCCCGGTCTGCGCGAAGAAGCCGTCAACCTCAGCGGCGAAACGTCCCTGGCCGAGGCCATCGACCTGCTGTCCTGCGCCGATGCGGTCGTCTCCAACGATTCAGGGCTGATGCACGTGGCGGCTGCGCTGAACCGTCCGCTGGTGGCGGTCTACGGTTCGACATCGCCGGGCTTTACGCCGCCTCTGGCCGATGAGGTCGAGATCGTGCAACTGGGGATCGAATGCAGTCCCTGCTTCGAGCGCACCTGCCGTTTCGGCCACTACAACTGCATGCGCCTGCTTGAGCCGGATTCTGTGGTTCAGGCATTGGGGCGTCTGGGCGGCACTCCGGTGGAGGTCGCCTGA
- a CDS encoding glycosyltransferase family 4 protein has product MQLAFVLYKYFPFGGLQRDFMRIALECQERGHQIRVYTLIWEGDVPPGFEVLVAPVKAFFNHRRNEKLSAWMEADLAKRPVDRLIGFNKMPGLDVYYAADGCFEDKAQNLRNSLYRKWGRYRHFAEYERAVFAREAKTQVLMISEVQQPLFIKHYDTPLSRFHLLPPGISQDRRAPPDAPEIRAGFRKEFGLADDDLLLVQIGSGFKTKGVDRSLKALASLPAELKKRTRLFVIGQDDPKVFQLQSAALGLGEQVTFMKGRSDIPRFLLGADLLIHPAYNENTGTVLLEALVAGLPVLVSAVCGYAHYIAEADSGLVLDDPFEQSQLNGYLARMLEDDAARRAWGANGLVFADTADLYSMPQHAADVILAEHDQ; this is encoded by the coding sequence ATGCAACTGGCTTTCGTACTCTACAAATATTTCCCGTTCGGCGGCCTGCAGCGCGACTTCATGCGCATTGCTCTGGAATGCCAGGAGCGCGGGCACCAGATTCGCGTCTACACCCTCATCTGGGAAGGCGATGTGCCGCCTGGCTTCGAGGTACTGGTGGCGCCGGTCAAGGCATTCTTCAACCATCGGCGCAACGAGAAACTCAGCGCCTGGATGGAAGCGGATCTGGCCAAGCGCCCGGTTGACCGCCTGATCGGCTTCAACAAGATGCCGGGCCTGGATGTGTATTACGCCGCCGATGGCTGTTTCGAGGACAAGGCGCAGAACCTGCGTAATTCCCTGTACCGCAAATGGGGCCGTTATCGCCATTTTGCCGAGTACGAGCGTGCGGTATTCGCCAGAGAGGCGAAAACCCAGGTCCTGATGATTTCCGAAGTGCAGCAGCCGTTGTTCATCAAGCATTACGACACGCCATTGTCGCGCTTCCACCTGCTGCCGCCGGGTATCTCCCAGGACCGTCGTGCGCCACCCGATGCGCCCGAGATTCGCGCCGGGTTCCGCAAGGAGTTCGGGCTGGCCGACGATGACCTGCTACTGGTGCAGATCGGCTCCGGTTTCAAGACAAAAGGCGTGGATCGCAGCCTCAAGGCGCTGGCCTCCTTGCCCGCCGAACTTAAAAAACGCACGCGTCTGTTTGTAATCGGCCAGGACGACCCCAAAGTATTCCAGCTGCAAAGCGCAGCACTGGGGCTGGGCGAACAGGTGACCTTCATGAAAGGGCGTAGCGATATTCCGCGTTTCCTGCTCGGCGCCGACCTGCTGATTCATCCGGCGTATAACGAGAACACCGGCACTGTGCTGCTTGAAGCCCTGGTGGCCGGCTTGCCGGTGCTGGTCAGTGCGGTCTGTGGCTATGCTCATTACATTGCCGAAGCCGACAGCGGCCTGGTGCTGGATGACCCGTTCGAGCAGTCACAGCTCAACGGTTATCTGGCCAGGATGCTCGAAGACGATGCGGCACGTCGAGCCTGGGGCGCGAATGGCCTGGTGTTCGCCGATACGGCGGACCTCTACAGCATGCCGCAGCACGCTGCCGATGTGATCCTGGCGGAGCACGATCAATGA
- a CDS encoding lipopolysaccharide kinase InaA family protein, whose amino-acid sequence MSVFIADADRALLERHGLADFQSLWDIKLDAVDEPNTGRGGWSSVFRLELEGQGFYLKRQSNYLTHTLHHPFGEPSFSREFRNITRYKKLGIPALQAVFYGDSKVDGERRAILMTRALDGWTDLYVLLEQWSSLDASQHTAIIKACGQLARTLHRAGQVHGCFYPKHIFLQARGDAYVAQLIDLEKTRPVFFGKRDLIKDLEPLLRRATAWGADDLRVLLAAYLQAAPDSAQVDAWCLRLGQRGQHKREAR is encoded by the coding sequence ATGAGCGTTTTCATCGCCGATGCCGACCGTGCCCTGCTTGAGCGCCATGGTCTGGCCGACTTTCAGTCGCTGTGGGATATAAAGCTCGATGCTGTCGATGAGCCCAATACCGGGCGCGGCGGCTGGAGCAGTGTGTTTCGTCTGGAGCTGGAAGGTCAGGGCTTTTATCTGAAGCGTCAGAGCAATTACCTGACCCATACGCTGCATCATCCGTTTGGCGAGCCGTCGTTCTCCCGCGAGTTTCGCAATATCACACGCTATAAGAAGCTGGGTATCCCGGCGTTGCAGGCCGTGTTCTATGGCGACAGCAAGGTTGATGGCGAGCGCCGTGCGATTCTGATGACTCGTGCGCTGGACGGCTGGACGGACCTGTATGTCTTGCTTGAGCAATGGTCCAGCCTGGACGCCAGCCAGCACACCGCCATCATCAAGGCCTGTGGGCAACTGGCTCGCACCCTGCATCGGGCCGGGCAGGTTCACGGCTGTTTCTATCCCAAGCATATTTTCCTCCAGGCCCGTGGCGATGCTTACGTGGCGCAACTGATCGACCTGGAGAAAACCCGCCCGGTCTTTTTTGGCAAGCGTGATCTGATCAAGGATCTGGAACCCTTGCTGCGTCGTGCCACGGCCTGGGGCGCCGACGATTTGCGTGTGCTGCTGGCCGCTTATCTGCAGGCGGCTCCCGACAGTGCGCAGGTCGATGCCTGGTGTCTGCGCCTGGGCCAGCGTGGTCAACACAAGCGGGAGGCGCGCTGA
- the rfaP gene encoding lipopolysaccharide core heptose(I) kinase RfaP, with the protein MKLFLAEPFKSLWAGRDAFTEVEALDGQVYRELEGRRTLRTEVDGRGYFVKIHRGIGWSEIAKNLVTAKLPVLGAGKEWDAIARLKEVGVPTMTAVAYGERGSNPAAQHSFIVTEELAPTESLEDVSINWRNEPPEPRLKRAFIAEVARMVGMMHRAGVNHRDCYICHFLLHTDKPVTADDFRLSVIDLHRAQTRRAITPRWRNKDLAALYFSALDIGLTRRDKLRFLKGYFQKPLREVLAREASLLRWLDKKADKLYQRKLRYGDAL; encoded by the coding sequence ATGAAGCTGTTCCTCGCTGAGCCGTTCAAGAGCCTGTGGGCCGGGCGTGATGCATTCACTGAGGTCGAGGCGCTTGATGGTCAGGTGTATCGCGAGCTGGAAGGGCGTCGCACGTTGCGCACCGAGGTCGATGGGCGCGGTTACTTCGTCAAGATTCATCGTGGCATCGGCTGGAGTGAAATCGCCAAGAATCTGGTGACTGCCAAGCTGCCGGTGCTGGGCGCTGGCAAGGAGTGGGACGCGATAGCCCGTCTCAAGGAAGTCGGCGTGCCGACCATGACCGCCGTGGCTTATGGCGAACGTGGCAGCAATCCGGCTGCCCAGCATTCGTTCATCGTCACCGAAGAGCTGGCCCCCACCGAAAGCCTGGAAGATGTCAGCATCAACTGGCGTAACGAGCCGCCCGAGCCGCGCCTGAAACGGGCATTCATTGCCGAAGTCGCACGCATGGTCGGCATGATGCACCGCGCCGGGGTCAACCATCGGGACTGCTACATCTGCCACTTCCTGTTGCACACCGACAAACCGGTGACAGCCGACGATTTCAGGCTGTCGGTCATTGACCTGCACCGTGCCCAGACCCGCCGCGCAATCACGCCGCGCTGGCGTAACAAGGATCTTGCCGCGCTGTATTTCTCGGCGCTGGACATCGGTCTTACCAGACGCGACAAACTGCGTTTTCTCAAAGGTTACTTCCAGAAGCCATTGCGTGAAGTGCTGGCTCGTGAAGCCTCATTGCTGCGCTGGCTGGATAAAAAGGCGGACAAGTTGTATCAGCGTAAACTGCGTTACGGAGATGCGCTCTGA
- a CDS encoding lipopolysaccharide kinase InaA family protein, with the protein MAGWNLEPEYAFLAEDFGNLDAVFALQGEQLTSDLLSEVIRVERGGVTYYVKRYTGAGKGLRRYLGRPRVKSEWQNLKRFAKWGIPTADVVAWGLERKGAAYDRGALITRELPRTEDLSELARHKDSRLSDRAWVDVISRQLARCTRIMHDQHFTHNDLKWRNLLVDDESRLFFIDCPNGAFWWSFMLRYRITKDLACLDKVAKYHLSATQRLRFYLQYRQRDRLNASDKKRIRHVVSFFEGRE; encoded by the coding sequence ATGGCGGGTTGGAATCTTGAGCCGGAATACGCCTTCCTGGCTGAGGACTTCGGCAATCTGGATGCGGTTTTTGCCTTGCAGGGCGAACAGCTGACCAGCGATCTGCTCTCCGAAGTGATTCGTGTGGAGCGTGGCGGCGTGACCTATTACGTCAAGCGCTACACCGGTGCCGGTAAAGGCCTGCGTCGTTATCTGGGGCGGCCACGGGTCAAGTCCGAATGGCAGAACCTCAAGCGTTTCGCCAAATGGGGAATCCCGACGGCCGACGTCGTGGCCTGGGGCCTGGAGCGCAAGGGCGCTGCCTACGATCGCGGCGCGCTTATCACCCGCGAGTTGCCACGTACCGAAGACCTGTCCGAACTGGCGCGTCATAAAGACTCGCGTCTGTCGGACCGTGCCTGGGTCGATGTCATCAGCCGGCAACTGGCCCGCTGCACCCGGATCATGCATGACCAGCACTTCACCCATAACGATCTGAAGTGGCGCAATCTGCTGGTCGACGATGAGTCCAGGCTGTTTTTCATCGATTGCCCCAACGGTGCGTTCTGGTGGAGCTTCATGCTTCGCTACCGGATCACCAAGGATCTGGCCTGCCTGGACAAGGTCGCCAAATACCATTTATCCGCCACCCAGCGACTGCGCTTCTACTTGCAGTACCGCCAGCGGGATCGTTTGAATGCATCCGACAAGAAGCGCATTCGTCATGTCGTCAGTTTTTTCGAGGGGCGTGAATGA
- the waaC gene encoding lipopolysaccharide heptosyltransferase I, which yields MRVLLIKTSSLGDVIHALPALTDAAQALPGIQFDWVVEEGFAEIPTWHPAVDKVIPVAIRRWRKNLWQTFKTGEWKGFKQRLRETHYDVVIDAQGLFKSAWLTRYVNAPVAGLDKNSAREPIASRFYDRPYPVARGQHAVERLRQLFAQALGYELPAGLGNYGLKRLSALDETLQAPFVLFLHGTTWATKHWPEDYWRQLAQLMAARGLQVRLPWGNPAEKARAERIAEGLEHAQVLPKLNLAGVARVLASAQACVAVDTGIGHLAAALDVPTISLFGPTNPGLTGAYGKSQVHLAGDYPACAPCLQKKCTYQPTADDQQRFDLKREWPMCFTRLNPERVASQLGALLLAKEHH from the coding sequence TTGCGGGTATTGCTGATCAAGACTTCTTCGCTGGGCGACGTGATTCATGCCTTGCCAGCGTTGACCGATGCGGCGCAGGCGCTGCCGGGCATTCAGTTCGACTGGGTGGTGGAAGAAGGCTTTGCCGAGATTCCCACCTGGCACCCTGCTGTGGATAAAGTGATTCCGGTGGCGATCCGCCGCTGGCGCAAGAACCTGTGGCAGACCTTCAAGACCGGTGAGTGGAAGGGCTTCAAGCAGCGCTTGCGCGAAACGCACTACGACGTGGTCATCGATGCCCAGGGTCTGTTCAAGAGTGCCTGGCTGACCCGTTACGTCAATGCGCCGGTTGCGGGCCTGGACAAGAACTCGGCCCGCGAGCCCATCGCCAGCCGTTTCTATGACCGGCCTTACCCGGTGGCGCGTGGACAGCATGCGGTGGAGCGGTTGCGCCAGTTGTTCGCTCAGGCGCTGGGTTACGAACTGCCTGCGGGCCTTGGCAATTACGGCCTCAAGCGCCTGTCGGCACTGGATGAAACGCTGCAGGCGCCCTTCGTGCTGTTTCTGCACGGCACCACCTGGGCGACCAAGCACTGGCCCGAGGATTACTGGCGGCAACTGGCGCAGTTGATGGCTGCCCGAGGGCTGCAAGTGCGTCTGCCGTGGGGCAACCCGGCAGAAAAGGCCCGGGCCGAGCGGATTGCCGAGGGCCTGGAGCATGCGCAAGTACTGCCGAAACTGAATCTGGCGGGTGTCGCCAGGGTTCTGGCCAGCGCCCAGGCCTGTGTCGCGGTGGATACCGGTATCGGTCATCTGGCCGCCGCACTGGATGTGCCGACCATTTCCCTGTTCGGGCCGACCAATCCCGGCCTGACCGGTGCCTACGGCAAGTCCCAGGTGCATCTGGCCGGCGATTACCCGGCGTGCGCCCCTTGCCTGCAAAAGAAATGCACCTATCAACCGACGGCTGACGATCAGCAGCGGTTTGACCTCAAACGCGAGTGGCCGATGTGCTTCACTCGCTTGAATCCCGAGCGGGTAGCGAGCCAGTTGGGCGCGCTGTTGCTGGCAAAGGAACACCACTGA
- the glnE gene encoding bifunctional [glutamate--ammonia ligase]-adenylyl-L-tyrosine phosphorylase/[glutamate--ammonia-ligase] adenylyltransferase: MSLPSLADFPAILLPLVTRAQQTFRTALAALQDDSLASFEAWPESRRKAFDRVCASSDFVTEQVCRDPRMLLELAESGELERSFSAGELRGQIAAAVQAASSDDELGRNLRRQRMRQQVRIIWRDLTRQAELIETCRDLSEMADGSIDLAYQWLYERHCQLLGTPTGRRTGQPQHMVILGMGKLGAVELNLSSDIDLIFAYPEGGETVGAKRALDNQEFFIRLGQRLIKALDPVTVDGFVFRVDMRLRPYGSSGALVLSFNALEQYYQDQGRDWERYAMIKARVVGGDQTAGEQLLQMLRPFVYRRYLDFSAIEALRTMKQLIQQEVRRKGMAENIKLGAGGIREVEFIAQAFQLIHGGRDLSLQQRPLFKVLKTLEGQGYLPSAVTDELREGYEFLRYTEHAIQAIADRQTQMLPDNEQDQARIAFMLGFADWSAFHEQLMHWRNRVSWHFRQVIADPDSDADDEQQDDDEVIVGGEWLPLWQESQDEEAACRQLSQAGFVDADKAIRQLANLRGSPQLRSMQRLGRERLDAFIPRLLAQAVEHESPDLVIERVLPLVEAVARRSAYLVLLTENPDALRRLLTLCAASPWIAEQIARFPLLLDELLNEGRLFNPPLAPELAAELQERLIRIPEDDLEQQMEALRHFKLAHRLRVAASEISGSLPLMKVSDYLTWLAEAILEQVLALAWRHTVARHGTPSRPDGSLCDPSFVIVGYGKVGGIELGHGSDLDLVFIHDGDPQTETDGAKPIDGAQFFTRLGQRIIHLLTTQTNSGQLYEVDMRLRPSGASGLLVSSLGAFGRYQENEAWTWEHQALVRARVLVGSPDVGNEFGKVRATVLGRERDLDKLRAEVSEMRAKMRDSLGTKLTVAGTAANAFDPAMVFDLKQDAGGIVDIEFMVQYAALAWSREHPALLRYTDNIRILEGLEEAGLLPDVDASLLREAYKAYRAAAHRQALQNQAGTVAGDQFEVERREVMRIWAGLGLT, encoded by the coding sequence ATGAGCCTACCTTCGCTGGCCGATTTTCCGGCCATCCTGCTGCCTTTAGTTACCCGTGCACAACAGACATTTCGTACAGCGCTGGCTGCGTTGCAAGACGATTCGCTGGCCTCTTTCGAGGCCTGGCCCGAGTCGCGCCGCAAGGCGTTCGATCGTGTCTGTGCATCCAGCGACTTCGTCACCGAACAGGTTTGCCGCGACCCTCGCATGTTGCTGGAGCTGGCGGAGTCTGGCGAACTGGAGCGCAGTTTCAGCGCGGGCGAACTGCGCGGGCAAATCGCTGCCGCCGTACAGGCTGCCAGCAGCGATGATGAACTGGGGCGTAATCTACGTCGCCAGCGCATGCGTCAGCAAGTGCGGATTATCTGGCGCGATCTTACCCGTCAGGCAGAACTGATCGAAACCTGCCGTGATCTGTCCGAGATGGCAGATGGCTCCATCGATCTGGCGTATCAATGGCTGTATGAGCGTCACTGCCAGTTGCTCGGTACCCCGACCGGGCGCCGCACCGGTCAGCCACAGCATATGGTCATCCTCGGCATGGGCAAGCTGGGGGCGGTGGAGTTGAACCTGTCTTCGGACATCGACCTGATCTTCGCTTACCCCGAAGGCGGTGAAACGGTGGGCGCCAAACGCGCGCTGGATAACCAGGAGTTCTTCATTCGTCTGGGGCAACGGCTGATCAAGGCACTGGACCCGGTGACCGTCGACGGCTTCGTGTTCCGCGTCGACATGCGTCTGCGGCCTTACGGTTCATCCGGGGCGCTGGTGCTGAGCTTCAATGCGCTGGAGCAGTATTACCAGGATCAGGGCCGTGACTGGGAACGCTACGCCATGATCAAGGCTCGCGTCGTGGGCGGCGATCAAACGGCTGGCGAGCAACTGCTGCAAATGCTGCGTCCGTTCGTGTACCGCCGTTACCTGGACTTCTCTGCCATCGAAGCGCTGCGCACCATGAAGCAGTTGATCCAGCAGGAAGTGCGGCGCAAGGGCATGGCCGAGAACATCAAGCTGGGCGCTGGCGGTATTCGAGAAGTGGAATTCATTGCCCAGGCCTTCCAGCTGATTCACGGCGGTCGTGACCTGAGCCTGCAGCAGCGCCCGCTGTTCAAGGTGCTTAAAACCCTTGAAGGCCAGGGCTATCTGCCTTCTGCCGTCACCGACGAATTGCGCGAAGGTTACGAATTCCTGCGCTACACCGAACATGCCATCCAGGCTATTGCCGACCGCCAGACCCAGATGCTGCCGGACAACGAGCAGGATCAGGCGCGCATTGCTTTTATGCTGGGCTTTGCCGACTGGTCGGCCTTCCATGAGCAACTGATGCATTGGCGCAATCGGGTTTCATGGCATTTCCGTCAGGTGATTGCCGACCCGGATTCCGATGCCGATGACGAGCAGCAGGATGACGATGAAGTCATCGTGGGCGGTGAATGGTTGCCGCTGTGGCAAGAGTCTCAGGATGAAGAGGCGGCGTGCCGTCAGTTGTCCCAGGCCGGTTTTGTCGATGCCGACAAGGCTATCCGGCAACTGGCCAACCTGCGCGGCAGCCCGCAGTTGCGTTCGATGCAGCGCCTGGGGCGCGAGCGTCTGGATGCTTTCATTCCCCGTCTGCTGGCCCAGGCGGTCGAACATGAAAGCCCGGATCTGGTCATTGAGCGGGTATTGCCGCTGGTCGAAGCGGTAGCCCGGCGTTCGGCTTATCTGGTGCTGCTCACGGAAAACCCCGATGCCTTGCGGCGCTTGCTGACGTTATGTGCGGCCAGTCCCTGGATTGCCGAGCAGATTGCCCGCTTCCCGTTGCTGCTGGACGAATTGCTCAATGAAGGTCGTCTGTTCAATCCGCCGCTGGCGCCGGAGCTGGCGGCCGAGCTGCAGGAACGGCTGATCCGTATCCCCGAGGACGATCTGGAGCAGCAGATGGAGGCTTTGCGGCACTTCAAGCTGGCCCATCGTCTGCGAGTGGCGGCGTCCGAGATTTCTGGCAGTTTGCCGTTGATGAAGGTCAGTGATTACCTGACCTGGCTGGCCGAGGCGATTCTGGAGCAGGTCCTGGCCCTGGCCTGGCGACATACCGTTGCCCGACATGGCACGCCTTCGCGTCCAGACGGCAGTCTGTGCGATCCGAGTTTTGTCATCGTCGGTTACGGCAAGGTGGGCGGCATCGAGCTGGGACATGGCTCGGACCTGGATCTGGTGTTCATTCATGATGGCGACCCGCAGACCGAAACCGATGGCGCCAAGCCCATCGACGGGGCGCAGTTCTTCACTCGTCTGGGCCAGCGCATCATCCACTTGCTGACGACCCAGACCAACTCCGGCCAGCTTTATGAAGTCGATATGCGGCTGCGGCCCTCCGGGGCGTCTGGCCTGTTGGTCAGTTCGCTTGGGGCTTTTGGCCGCTATCAGGAAAATGAAGCCTGGACCTGGGAACATCAGGCACTGGTGCGTGCCCGGGTGCTGGTCGGCAGCCCTGATGTGGGCAACGAGTTCGGCAAGGTCCGGGCCACGGTGTTGGGGCGCGAGCGCGATCTGGACAAGCTTCGTGCAGAAGTCAGCGAGATGCGCGCCAAGATGCGCGACAGCCTGGGGACTAAACTGACGGTGGCGGGAACGGCGGCCAATGCTTTCGATCCGGCCATGGTGTTCGACCTCAAGCAGGATGCCGGTGGTATCGTCGATATCGAATTTATGGTGCAATACGCGGCCTTGGCGTGGTCCAGAGAGCATCCCGCCCTGCTGCGCTACACCGATAACATTCGTATTCTCGAAGGTCTTGAAGAGGCCGGGTTGCTGCCTGATGTCGATGCCAGCCTGCTGCGCGAAGCCTATAAGGCATACCGCGCAGCGGCGCACCGTCAGGCCTTGCAGAACCAGGCCGGGACAGTGGCCGGAGATCAGTTTGAAGTCGAGCGGCGCGAAGTGATGCGGATCTGGGCAGGTTTGGGACTGACCTGA
- a CDS encoding lipopolysaccharide kinase InaA family protein, with protein sequence MRLSELKNVGRTPELPLNVTLADTIGPADLQLLTLLRVLPGQRYVGAGVWRGRTVLAKLLVGNKAARHFQRELDGVRLLAEQGLTTPLLLADGLQEGEGGWLLFEFLDGAESLGDAWEQVRNLPPLADEQQSVLGEALSAIALLHAKGLWQEDLHLDNLLRHNGQLYLIDGAGIRVEEAGKPLSRQAVLENLGVFFAQLPKSLEPFTEELLVQYLLSNAEHALPMEALQKQIDKVRSWRLKDYLNKTGRDCSLFSVEDSASRFRAIRREEEAVLLPVLEQADALLDKGHLYKTGGAASVGRVEVNGRPLVIKRYNIKNFSHWLKRFWRPSRAWHSWREANRLEFLGIATPRPLAVLEQRVLGLRRKAYLVTEFLQGPDIIKRFAPHVESGDVPENELLALDRLFEQLIRERISHGDLKGHNLFWHEDRWALIDLDAMQQHSSQSSFAAAFARDRARFMRNWPTDSALHRLLEQRLPR encoded by the coding sequence ATGCGTTTGTCTGAACTCAAGAATGTCGGACGCACACCTGAGCTGCCTCTGAACGTGACGTTGGCCGACACCATTGGCCCGGCCGATCTGCAACTCTTGACGCTGCTGCGCGTGCTGCCGGGTCAACGCTATGTCGGCGCGGGTGTCTGGCGCGGTCGTACGGTGCTGGCGAAGCTGCTGGTGGGCAATAAGGCTGCCCGACATTTCCAGCGTGAGCTGGATGGCGTCCGTCTGCTGGCCGAGCAAGGCCTGACCACGCCACTGCTGCTGGCCGATGGCTTGCAGGAAGGCGAGGGCGGCTGGTTGCTGTTCGAGTTTCTGGATGGTGCCGAAAGCCTGGGCGATGCCTGGGAACAGGTCCGGAATCTGCCGCCGCTGGCCGATGAGCAGCAGTCGGTACTGGGTGAAGCGCTGTCAGCCATTGCCCTGCTGCATGCCAAGGGTTTGTGGCAGGAAGACCTGCATCTGGACAACCTGCTGCGCCATAACGGCCAGCTGTACCTGATCGACGGTGCCGGTATTCGTGTCGAAGAGGCCGGCAAGCCGTTATCCCGACAGGCCGTGCTGGAAAACCTCGGTGTGTTTTTCGCTCAGTTGCCCAAGTCGCTGGAGCCTTTCACTGAAGAGTTGCTGGTGCAGTATCTGTTGAGCAATGCCGAACACGCCTTGCCCATGGAAGCCCTGCAGAAGCAGATCGACAAGGTGCGTAGCTGGCGTCTCAAGGATTACCTGAACAAGACCGGCCGTGATTGCAGCCTGTTCAGTGTCGAAGACAGCGCTTCCCGGTTCCGGGCGATTCGCCGTGAAGAAGAAGCCGTTCTGTTGCCCGTTCTGGAACAGGCCGATGCGTTGCTCGACAAGGGCCACCTGTACAAGACCGGTGGCGCGGCCAGCGTGGGCCGGGTCGAAGTCAATGGTCGTCCGCTGGTCATCAAGCGCTATAACATCAAGAATTTCAGCCACTGGCTCAAACGCTTCTGGCGCCCGAGCCGTGCCTGGCATTCCTGGCGTGAGGCCAATCGGCTGGAGTTCCTGGGCATCGCCACGCCCAGACCGCTGGCGGTGCTGGAGCAACGTGTACTGGGCCTGCGCCGCAAGGCGTATCTGGTCACCGAGTTCTTGCAGGGGCCCGACATCATCAAGCGGTTCGCACCTCATGTGGAATCGGGGGATGTGCCGGAAAATGAACTGCTGGCACTGGACCGTCTTTTCGAGCAATTGATCCGTGAACGCATCAGTCATGGCGACCTCAAGGGCCATAACCTGTTCTGGCATGAAGACCGCTGGGCCCTGATCGATCTGGACGCCATGCAGCAACACAGTTCCCAGTCATCCTTTGCCGCTGCATTCGCCCGCGACCGTGCGCGTTTCATGCGCAACTGGCCGACTGACAGTGCGCTGCACCGGTTGCTGGAGCAGCGCTTGCCAAGGTAG